The following proteins come from a genomic window of Microtus ochrogaster isolate Prairie Vole_2 chromosome 7, MicOch1.0, whole genome shotgun sequence:
- the Slc2a4 gene encoding solute carrier family 2, facilitated glucose transporter member 4 — translation MPSGFQQIGSEDGEPPRQRVTGTLVLAVFSAVLGSLQFGYNIGVINAPQKVIEQSYNATWLGRQGPEGPNSIPQGTLTTLWALSVAIFSVGGMISSFLVGIISQWLGRKRAMLANNVLAVLGGTLMGLANAAASYEILILGRFLIGAYSGLTSGLVPMYVGEIAPTHLRGALGTLNQLAIVIGILIAQVLGLESMLGTATLWPLLLAITVLPALLQLILLPFCPESPRYLYIIRNLEGPARKSLKRLTGWADVSDALAELKDEKRKLERERPMSLPQLLGSRTHRQPLIIAVVLQLSQQLSGINAVFYYSTSIFESAGVGQPAYATIGAGVVNTVFTLVSVLLVERAGRRTLHLLGLAGMCGCAILMTVALLLLERVPAMSYVSILAIFGFVAFFEIGPGPIPWFIVAELFSQGPRPAAMAVAGFSNWTCNFIVGMGFQYVADAMGPYVFLLFAVLLLGFFAFTFLKVPETRGRTFDQISAAFRRTPSLLEQEVKPSTELEYLGPDEND, via the exons ATGCCGTCGGGTTTCCAGCAGATCGGCTCTGAA gATGGGGAACCCCCTCGGCAGAGGGTGACTGGGACTCTAGTCCTCGCTGTGTTCTCGGCTGTGCTCGGCTCCCTTCAGTTTGGCTACAACATTGGGGTCATCAATGCCCCACAGAAG GTGATTGAACAGAGCTACAATGCGACATGGCTGGGGAGGCAGGGTCCTGAGGGACCCAATTCCATCCCACAAGGCACCCTTACTACACTCTGGGCTCTCTCCGTGGCCATCTTTTCTGTGGGCGGcatgatttcttccttcctcGTTGGCATTATTTCTCAGTGGTTGGGAAG GAAAAGGGCTATGCTGGCCAATAATGTCTTGGCAGTGCTGGGGGGCACCCTCATGGGCCTAGCCAACGCCGCTGCCTCCTATGAGATCCTCATTCTCGGCCGCTTCCTCATCGGCGCCTACTCAG GGCTAACGTCAGGCTTGGTGCCTATGTATGTGGGAGAAATCGCCCCCACTCATCTTCGGGGTGCCTTGGGAACACTCAACCAATTGGCCATCGTCATTGGCATTCTAATTGCCCAG GTGTTGGGCTTGGAGTCTATGCTGGGCACAGCTACCCTGTGGCCGCTGCTTCTGGCTATCACAGTACTTCCTGCCCTTCTGCAGCTGATTCTGTTGCCCTTCTGTCCCGAGAGCCCCAGATACCTCTACATCATCCGGAACTTGGAGGGGCCTGCCCGAAAGA gtcTGAAGCGTCTAACAGGCTGGGCTGATGTGTCTGATGCACTGGCTGAGCTGAAGGATGAGAAGCGGAAGTTGGAACGAGAGCGGCCCATGtctctgccccagctcctgggcagCCGCACCCACCGGCAGCCTCTCATCATTGCGGTTGTGCTACAACTGAGCCAGCAGCTCTCCGGCATCAATGCT GTTTTCTACTATTCAACCAGCATCTTCGAGTCAGCTGGCGTAGGACAGCCAGCCTACGCCACCATAGGAGCTGGTGTGGTCAACACGGTCTTCACGTTGGTCTCG gTGCTCTTGGTAGAACGTGCTGGGCGACGGACGCTCCATCTCCTAGGCCTGGCAGGCATGTGTGGCTGCGCCATCTTGATGACAGTGGCTCTGCTCCTGCTG GAACGGGTTCCAGCCATGAGCTATGTCTCCATCTTGGCCATATTTGGCTTTGTGGCCTTCTTTGAGATCGGCCCCGGCCCCATCCCCTGGTTCATTGTGGCCGAGCTCTTCAGCCAGGGACCCCGCCCAGCAGCCATGGCTGTAGCTGGTTTCTCCAACTGGACCTGTAACTTCATTGTTGGCATGGGTTTCCAGTATGTTGCG GATGCTATGGGTCCCTACGTCTTCCTTCTATTTGCCGTCCTCCTGCTTGGCTTCTTCGCCTTCACCTTCCTCAAAGTGCCTGAAACCAGAGGCCGGACGTTTGACCAGATCTCAGCTGCCTTCCGTCGGACACCTTCCCTCTTAGAGCAGGAGGTGAAACCCAGTACAGAGCTTGAATACTTAGGGCCAGATGAGAACGActga